The Corallococcus caeni genome includes a region encoding these proteins:
- a CDS encoding TetR/AcrR family transcriptional regulator — protein MARTRAFDETEAVRAALGVFWSRGYEATSLSDLEAATGLNRSSLYQTFDSKRGLFARAIALYLQEVIGPRLGVFAKDAPGLEQVTQYFESLATTMATAPPALTRRGCLLVNTATELGPHDAEAKQAVEDYRALLRGHLTRALEGAARAGVLPRKTVARRVELLLGAVIGVLVTARVDPGAAAKLAQATAGEVAGWAG, from the coding sequence GTGGCGCGGACGCGGGCGTTCGACGAGACAGAGGCGGTGCGGGCGGCGCTGGGAGTGTTCTGGTCGCGCGGCTACGAGGCGACGTCGCTGTCGGACCTGGAGGCCGCGACAGGGCTGAACCGCTCCAGCCTGTACCAGACGTTCGACAGCAAGCGCGGGCTGTTCGCGCGGGCCATCGCGCTGTACCTCCAGGAGGTCATCGGGCCGCGGCTGGGCGTCTTCGCGAAGGACGCGCCGGGCCTGGAGCAGGTGACGCAATACTTCGAGTCGCTCGCGACGACGATGGCCACCGCGCCGCCGGCCCTGACGCGGCGGGGCTGCCTGCTGGTGAATACGGCGACGGAGCTGGGCCCGCATGACGCGGAGGCGAAGCAGGCGGTGGAGGACTACCGGGCGCTCCTGCGAGGCCACCTGACGCGGGCCCTGGAGGGCGCGGCGCGGGCAGGCGTGCTGCCGCGCAAGACGGTGGCTCGCCGGGTGGAGCTGCTCTTGGGGGCGGTGATTGGCGTGCTCGTCACGGCGCGCGTGGACCCGGGCGCCGCGGCGAAGCTGGCCCAGGCGACGGCGGGCGAGGTGGCGGGCTGGGCGGGGTAG
- a CDS encoding DUF1304 domain-containing protein: protein MSPLAQVFAVIAALIHVLFFVMESIVFTRPKVWKRFGLKSQADADVMKGMAFNQGFYNLFLALGVLVGVVLVHTGAVASGVAAVMFGCACMALAAVVLVSSNRHFLRASLIQGALPMLAIGLVVL from the coding sequence ATGTCGCCACTGGCGCAGGTCTTCGCGGTCATCGCCGCGCTCATCCACGTGCTGTTCTTCGTGATGGAGAGCATCGTCTTCACGCGGCCGAAGGTGTGGAAGCGCTTCGGGCTGAAGTCGCAGGCGGACGCGGACGTGATGAAGGGGATGGCGTTCAACCAGGGCTTCTACAACCTGTTCCTGGCCCTGGGCGTGCTGGTGGGCGTGGTGCTGGTGCACACCGGCGCGGTGGCGTCGGGCGTGGCGGCCGTGATGTTCGGCTGCGCGTGCATGGCGCTGGCGGCGGTGGTGCTGGTGAGCAGCAACCGGCACTTCCTCCGGGCGAGCCTCATCCAGGGTGCCCTGCCCATGCTGGCGATTGGGCTCGTCGTCCTCTGA
- a CDS encoding FmdE family protein, whose product MTLHRHLLLSVTLGLTLGCASTKPTSTPPAEPGALERVALVHGGAGPWAVAGYRMGEHALQQLGLPRGSFKLEVIHHSPAQVQYTCVADGAAAATGASLGKLNLSLVTAPALADTATTFRNRDTGQSLTLRPSASFVQRFRDVPREKLGEAGRAVLTLPDADVFETVAP is encoded by the coding sequence ATGACCCTGCACCGCCATCTCCTGCTCTCCGTCACGCTGGGCCTCACCCTGGGCTGCGCGAGCACGAAGCCCACTTCGACCCCGCCCGCTGAACCGGGCGCGCTGGAGCGGGTGGCGCTGGTGCATGGCGGTGCGGGGCCGTGGGCGGTCGCGGGCTACCGGATGGGCGAACACGCGCTCCAGCAGCTGGGCCTGCCCCGGGGCAGCTTCAAGCTGGAGGTCATCCATCACAGCCCGGCGCAGGTCCAGTACACCTGCGTCGCGGACGGAGCGGCGGCGGCCACCGGCGCCAGCCTGGGCAAGCTCAACCTGTCGCTGGTGACGGCGCCCGCGCTGGCGGACACCGCGACCACGTTCCGCAACCGCGACACCGGCCAATCCCTCACACTGCGCCCGTCCGCGAGCTTCGTGCAGCGCTTCCGCGACGTGCCACGCGAGAAGCTGGGCGAAGCGGGCCGGGCCGTCCTCACCCTGCCGGACGCGGACGTCTTCGAAACCGTCGCGCCCTGA
- a CDS encoding caspase family protein encodes MLSPCIRALTVLLLGLWPLPGAAAEEAPRRWALVVGENQGLSGEERLRFAEADARRMREVLQEVGAVPPERTVTLLGADAATLREALKGFQARLAVEASSRDWLLLYVSSHAGDGSLHLRGTELPMRELVDFLKGAPVGVGLLILDSCRSGLATRLKGLKPVVAPVTMEASDLEGRVVISASGADEYAQESDALQGSFFTHHLAAGLRGAADASRDGRVTLEEAYRYAYARTLESTLVSPGGVQRPTFRMDLRGRGELVLSEPNQARGRLTLDVKTPGRWLVVASESGSLVADLEKGEGPTTLAVAPGTYRLLLRADEGYLERSVRVPLDGTVSVGGTPLEEAARLRLARKGGAGSSLLLAVGPSLTSGLVAGLSSIAGLDVRLVREGRLFSGVDTSSLALGVRRGTGSGVAFQQTELELRLGAGPHWKHGAWTFSGALEAGALAVFQSRIPDEEARFGLEPLALVTGGVRLDVRSRLSMLLSASAGGVMAKRDSGTALVPRASASLLVGYSL; translated from the coding sequence GTGCTGAGCCCATGCATCCGGGCGCTCACGGTGCTGCTGTTGGGGCTGTGGCCGCTTCCGGGCGCCGCTGCGGAGGAGGCGCCACGCCGCTGGGCGCTGGTGGTGGGAGAGAACCAGGGCCTTTCAGGTGAAGAGCGGCTGCGCTTCGCGGAGGCGGATGCGCGGCGGATGCGCGAGGTGCTCCAGGAAGTGGGCGCCGTGCCGCCGGAGCGCACGGTGACGCTGCTGGGCGCGGATGCCGCGACGCTGCGGGAGGCCCTGAAGGGCTTCCAGGCACGGCTCGCGGTGGAGGCCTCGTCGCGGGACTGGCTCTTGCTGTACGTGTCGTCGCACGCGGGTGACGGCAGCCTGCACCTGCGCGGCACCGAGCTGCCGATGCGCGAGCTGGTGGACTTCCTCAAGGGCGCGCCGGTGGGCGTGGGGCTGCTCATCCTGGACTCCTGCCGCTCCGGGCTCGCCACGCGCCTGAAGGGCCTCAAACCCGTGGTTGCGCCGGTCACGATGGAGGCCTCGGACCTGGAGGGGCGGGTGGTCATCAGCGCCTCAGGCGCGGATGAGTACGCGCAGGAGTCGGATGCACTGCAGGGCTCCTTCTTCACGCACCATCTGGCGGCGGGGCTGCGCGGCGCGGCGGATGCATCACGCGATGGGCGCGTCACGCTGGAGGAGGCCTACCGCTACGCCTACGCGAGGACGCTGGAGTCCACGCTCGTGTCACCAGGAGGCGTGCAGCGCCCCACGTTCCGGATGGACCTGCGCGGACGCGGCGAGCTGGTGCTCTCCGAGCCCAATCAGGCGCGCGGCCGGTTGACGCTCGACGTGAAGACGCCGGGACGCTGGCTCGTGGTGGCGTCGGAGAGTGGCTCGCTGGTGGCGGATCTGGAGAAGGGTGAGGGCCCCACGACGCTGGCCGTGGCGCCCGGCACGTACCGGCTGCTGCTGCGCGCGGACGAGGGATACCTGGAGCGGTCGGTACGGGTGCCGCTCGACGGAACCGTCTCCGTGGGGGGCACGCCCCTGGAGGAGGCCGCGAGGCTGCGGCTCGCGCGCAAGGGGGGAGCGGGGTCGTCGCTGCTGCTCGCGGTGGGGCCGTCGTTGACGTCGGGCCTCGTGGCGGGGCTGTCGTCCATCGCGGGCCTGGACGTGCGCCTGGTGCGGGAAGGGCGGCTGTTCTCCGGCGTGGACACGTCGAGCCTGGCGCTCGGGGTGCGCAGGGGGACGGGCAGCGGGGTGGCCTTCCAGCAGACGGAGCTGGAGCTGCGGTTGGGCGCGGGGCCGCACTGGAAGCACGGAGCCTGGACGTTCAGCGGCGCGCTGGAGGCCGGGGCACTGGCCGTCTTCCAGTCGCGCATCCCGGACGAAGAAGCACGCTTCGGACTGGAACCGCTGGCGCTCGTGACCGGGGGCGTGAGGCTGGACGTGCGAAGTCGCCTGTCGATGCTCCTGAGCGCCTCCGCCGGAGGCGTCATGGCGAAGCGAGACTCCGGCACGGCACTGGTGCCCAGGGCCTCCGCGTCGCTGCTGGTCGGGTACTCGCTCTAA
- a CDS encoding RNA polymerase sigma factor, whose protein sequence is MGSGLDAEELRQLYERFAPVVHRRALALLGRDADAWDIVQEVFERMLTAGARFRREARPMTYVYRVTTNLCLNALRSRQLREPALLEAPEAAALTPSQWEAADFIRHLVGRMGERELEVATLHFFDGLTQEEIAGMLDVSRKTIVRDLDSIRKKAAELGRLPDALEAGRG, encoded by the coding sequence ATGGGGAGCGGGCTCGACGCGGAGGAGCTCAGGCAGCTCTACGAGCGCTTCGCGCCCGTGGTGCACCGCCGTGCGCTCGCGCTGCTGGGACGCGATGCCGATGCGTGGGACATCGTCCAGGAGGTCTTCGAGCGCATGCTGACGGCCGGCGCGCGGTTCCGACGGGAGGCCCGTCCCATGACGTACGTGTACCGCGTCACCACCAACCTGTGCCTCAACGCGCTGCGCTCGCGGCAGTTGCGGGAGCCGGCGCTCCTGGAGGCCCCGGAGGCCGCGGCGCTCACCCCCAGCCAGTGGGAGGCCGCGGACTTCATCCGCCACCTCGTGGGGCGGATGGGCGAGCGCGAGCTGGAGGTGGCCACGCTGCACTTCTTCGACGGGCTGACCCAGGAGGAGATCGCGGGGATGCTGGACGTGTCGCGCAAGACCATCGTCCGCGACCTGGACTCCATCCGGAAGAAGGCGGCGGAGCTGGGGCGGCTGCCGGATGCACTGGAGGCGGGGCGTGGCTGA
- a CDS encoding MFS transporter, producing MKGTFRSLRGFNYRTWAAGAIVSNVGTWMQRTAQDWLVLTQLTHNNATAVGVVMALQFAPQVLLLPLTGFAADHLDRRKLLFATQATLGALALGLGLLTLWGHVRLWHVDVFAFLLGCVTAFDAPARQTFVAELVGEEDLSNAVALNSTSFHAARMLGPAIAGVLISWVGSGWMFVINAASFGAVLCSLSLLRANELHVRDRAPGTRGGLLEGFVYVWRRPDLKAVLIMFFLIGTFGLNFPIFISTMAVSVFGQGASGYGLLTSIMAFGSVTGALLSARRAQPRIGLLVIGAAVFGAGLMLAAVMPAFALFGVMLVVIGVSAQTFTTTANSLVQLSTAPSMRGRVLAILLAIALGGTPLGAPVVGWVADTFGPRQALCVGAAAGFVAALVGLRYRTKAATSSPG from the coding sequence ATGAAGGGCACGTTCCGTTCGCTGCGCGGCTTCAACTACCGGACGTGGGCGGCCGGAGCCATCGTGTCCAACGTGGGCACGTGGATGCAGCGCACCGCCCAGGACTGGCTCGTCCTCACCCAGCTCACCCACAACAACGCCACGGCCGTGGGCGTGGTGATGGCGCTCCAGTTCGCGCCGCAGGTGCTGCTGCTCCCCCTGACGGGCTTCGCGGCGGATCACCTGGACCGCCGCAAGCTCCTGTTCGCCACACAGGCGACCCTGGGGGCGCTGGCGCTGGGGCTGGGGCTGCTCACGCTCTGGGGGCACGTGCGGCTGTGGCACGTCGACGTGTTCGCGTTCCTCCTGGGCTGCGTCACCGCGTTCGATGCCCCCGCGCGCCAGACGTTCGTGGCGGAGCTGGTGGGCGAGGAGGACCTCTCCAACGCCGTGGCCCTCAACTCCACCTCGTTCCACGCCGCGCGCATGCTGGGGCCCGCCATCGCGGGGGTGCTCATCTCCTGGGTGGGCTCCGGGTGGATGTTCGTCATCAACGCGGCGTCGTTCGGCGCGGTGCTCTGCTCGCTGAGCCTCCTTCGCGCGAACGAGCTGCACGTGCGGGACCGGGCGCCAGGCACGCGTGGGGGCCTGCTGGAGGGGTTCGTCTACGTCTGGAGGCGGCCCGACCTGAAGGCGGTGCTGATCATGTTCTTCCTCATCGGCACCTTCGGGCTCAACTTCCCCATCTTCATCTCCACCATGGCCGTGAGCGTCTTCGGCCAGGGCGCGAGCGGCTACGGGCTCCTGACGTCCATCATGGCCTTCGGCTCCGTGACGGGCGCGCTGCTCTCCGCGCGGCGCGCGCAGCCCCGCATCGGGCTGCTCGTCATCGGGGCCGCGGTGTTCGGCGCCGGGCTGATGCTCGCGGCGGTGATGCCTGCCTTTGCCCTCTTCGGCGTCATGCTCGTCGTCATCGGCGTGTCGGCGCAGACCTTCACCACCACCGCGAACAGCCTGGTGCAGCTGTCCACCGCTCCGTCGATGCGCGGGCGCGTGCTCGCCATCCTCCTGGCCATCGCGCTGGGCGGCACGCCCCTGGGGGCCCCCGTCGTAGGGTGGGTCGCGGACACGTTCGGTCCGCGCCAGGCGCTGTGCGTGGGCGCCGCGGCGGGCTTCGTCGCGGCACTCGTCGGGCTGCGCTACCGCACGAAGGCGGCGACTTCTTCTCCAGGATGA
- a CDS encoding ATP adenylyltransferase family protein has product MNAAPLTPAALWPRTLSVTRHALETGALQPIATEARTLPIANTTFQVRVLGRVALKERKRPATSNAEPFNPFANPEPDLVLGDVPPAHVCLLNKFNVVEHHLLLVTRAFESQDALLTRADFDALSTCLEGLDGLAFYNAGETAGASQRHKHLQLVPPLGPDGLRAPVESLLPSLPGPGRVIAAESLPFAHLLAGLGPWGAPGQGERMLAAYRLLREALGLGEHAPYNLLVTRDWMLLVPRSRAEHLGVNVNALGFAGSLLVRTPEQFDAVAALGPLELLRQVAGLAP; this is encoded by the coding sequence GTGAACGCCGCACCGCTGACGCCCGCCGCCCTGTGGCCCCGCACGCTGTCCGTCACGCGGCACGCGCTGGAGACCGGGGCGCTCCAGCCCATCGCCACGGAAGCGCGCACGCTGCCCATCGCGAACACGACGTTCCAGGTGCGCGTGCTGGGGCGGGTGGCGCTCAAGGAGCGCAAGCGGCCGGCGACGTCCAACGCCGAGCCGTTCAATCCGTTCGCGAACCCGGAGCCGGACCTCGTGCTGGGGGACGTGCCGCCCGCGCACGTGTGCCTGCTCAACAAGTTCAACGTCGTGGAGCACCACCTGCTGCTGGTGACGCGGGCCTTTGAATCGCAGGACGCGCTGCTGACCCGCGCGGACTTCGACGCGCTCTCCACGTGCCTGGAGGGGCTGGACGGGCTGGCCTTCTACAACGCGGGGGAGACGGCCGGCGCGAGCCAGCGGCACAAACACCTGCAACTGGTGCCGCCGCTGGGACCGGACGGCCTGCGCGCGCCGGTGGAGTCGCTGCTGCCTTCGCTGCCGGGGCCCGGCCGCGTCATCGCCGCGGAGTCCTTGCCGTTCGCGCACCTGCTGGCGGGCCTGGGGCCGTGGGGGGCGCCGGGGCAGGGGGAGCGGATGCTGGCGGCCTACCGGCTCCTGCGGGAGGCGCTGGGCCTGGGCGAGCACGCGCCGTACAACCTGCTCGTCACGCGGGACTGGATGCTGCTCGTGCCCCGCAGCCGCGCGGAGCACCTGGGCGTCAACGTCAACGCGCTGGGCTTCGCAGGGTCGCTCCTGGTGCGCACGCCCGAGCAGTTCGACGCGGTCGCCGCGCTGGGGCCCCTGGAATTGCTGCGCCAGGTCGCGGGCCTCGCTCCGTAG